The Malus domestica chromosome 10, GDT2T_hap1 genome contains a region encoding:
- the LOC108174272 gene encoding GEM-like protein 2 encodes MFYFYFYYFVLQVRWLIYMVEALSQCGKRVEVATIRVEAMADNVWDHSRMCPSFTEAVKARLNTGTKVLTAGGQEKVFQETFERITGEKLLHSYVCYLSTSHGPVIGMLYISNVRIAFCSDFSHYLSPGHPTSMHYKVVVQLDQLRTVNPSANIWNPSEKYIHFVTRDGHEFWFMWFISYDKALGNLSRAIQLSQNK; translated from the exons atgttttatttttacttttattactTTGTGCTGCAAGTTCGATGGCTAATATATATGGTTGAGGCATTGAGCCAGTGCGGTAAAAGGGTTGAAGTTGCCACCATAAGAGTAGAGGCCATGGCGGACAATGTCTGGGACCACT CGAGAATGTGTCCAAGTTTCACAGAAGCAGTGAAAGCAAGGCTAAATACCGGCACAAAGGTGCTTACTGCCGGAGGACAAGAAAAAGTATTCCAGGAGACATTTGAAAGAATTACAGGAGAGAAGCTCTTACATTCATATGTTTGCTATCTATCAACTTCTCATGGACCTGTGATTGGGATGCTGTACATCTCTAATGTACGAATAGCCTTCTGCAGTGATTTTTCACACTATTTGTCCCCAGGACATCCAACTTCCATGCATTACAAG GTGGTGGTGCAGCTTGATCAGTTAAGAACAGTAAATCCTTCAGCAAACATTTGGAACCCTTCAGAAAAGTATATACACTTTGTCACAAGAGATGGTCATGAATTCTGGTTCATGTGGTTCATATCCTATGACAAGGCCCTCGGTAATCTTAGCCGAGCTATACAGCTATCTCAGAATAAATGA